A single region of the candidate division KSB1 bacterium genome encodes:
- a CDS encoding polyprenol monophosphomannose synthase gives MKGLVVIPTYNERDTIDHILDAVLGQHLELDVLVVDDNSPDGTAARVRERAQADPHLKLIVRTGKLGLGTAYVAGFKYAIENRYEIVFEMDADFSHDPLELPNFLKAIETHDFVLGSRYVNGISVVNWPLSRLMLSYFASYYTRAITGMPIKDPTGGFKCFRTTVLQAIDLDRVKSGGYSFQIEMNFKAWRKGFRWKEIPIIFVDRRVGQSKMSKAIIREAVMMVWKLRLRSMFGTL, from the coding sequence ATGAAAGGACTTGTGGTGATCCCGACCTACAACGAGCGGGATACGATCGACCACATTCTTGACGCCGTGCTCGGCCAGCACCTCGAGCTCGACGTGCTCGTGGTCGATGACAATTCGCCGGACGGGACGGCCGCACGCGTCCGTGAGCGCGCGCAGGCTGATCCGCATTTGAAGCTGATTGTTCGCACCGGAAAGCTCGGCCTCGGCACCGCTTACGTCGCGGGTTTCAAATACGCCATCGAAAACCGCTATGAGATTGTGTTTGAGATGGATGCGGATTTCTCCCACGATCCGCTCGAACTGCCGAACTTCCTGAAGGCGATCGAAACGCACGACTTCGTGCTCGGCTCGCGCTATGTCAACGGAATCTCGGTCGTGAACTGGCCGCTGAGCAGGTTGATGCTCAGCTATTTCGCCTCCTATTATACGCGCGCGATCACGGGAATGCCGATCAAGGATCCGACCGGAGGCTTCAAGTGTTTTCGCACCACCGTGCTGCAGGCGATTGATCTCGACCGCGTGAAATCAGGCGGCTACAGCTTCCAGATTGAAATGAACTTCAAGGCCTGGCGCAAAGGTTTTCGCTGGAAGGAGATCCCGATCATCTTCGTCGATCGCCGCGTCGGCCAGTCCAAGATGTCCAAAGCGATCATTCGCGAGGCGGTGATGATGGTGTGGAAGCTGCGGCTGCGCTCGATGTTCGGAACCCTCTGA
- a CDS encoding acetyl-CoA carboxylase carboxyltransferase subunit alpha — MDFEKPVVELERKIAEMRALATGPAMRSLAVEIDRMEKKAERLRTEVYQNLSAWQKVQIARHPRRPYTLDYVGRIFDSFLELHGDRGFSDDHAIVGGFAEIAGRQALLIGHQKGRGTKDNLYRNFAMANPEGYRKAMRLMKLAAKFRRPIITLVDTPGAYPGLGAEERGQAEAIARSLYEMAQIAVPIVTVVIGEGGSGGALAISVADRIYMMEYSIYSVISPEGCASILYRDAAQAPQAAEALKLTSTDLLKLKIIDGIIDEPMGGAHTDYDFSADALKRQILEALDQLAHLSQTELIAARHAKYEKIGFFLEG; from the coding sequence ATGGACTTTGAAAAGCCGGTGGTCGAGTTGGAGCGCAAAATCGCCGAGATGCGCGCGCTGGCGACCGGCCCGGCGATGCGGTCGCTCGCCGTCGAAATCGACCGCATGGAGAAGAAAGCCGAGCGGTTGCGGACCGAGGTCTATCAGAACCTCTCGGCGTGGCAGAAAGTGCAGATCGCGCGCCATCCGCGGCGACCCTACACGCTGGATTATGTCGGCCGCATCTTCGATTCGTTTCTGGAGTTGCACGGCGACCGCGGGTTCAGCGATGATCACGCGATTGTCGGCGGCTTCGCCGAAATCGCCGGTCGCCAGGCCCTGTTGATCGGCCATCAAAAAGGGCGCGGCACAAAGGACAATCTTTATCGCAATTTCGCGATGGCCAATCCCGAAGGCTACCGGAAAGCGATGCGCCTGATGAAACTGGCCGCAAAATTTCGTCGGCCGATTATCACGCTCGTCGATACGCCGGGAGCGTACCCCGGCTTGGGCGCCGAGGAGCGCGGGCAGGCCGAGGCGATCGCGCGCAGCCTGTATGAAATGGCGCAAATCGCCGTTCCCATCGTGACGGTCGTCATCGGCGAGGGGGGCTCCGGCGGAGCGCTCGCGATCTCCGTCGCTGACCGCATTTACATGATGGAGTATTCGATTTACTCCGTCATCTCGCCGGAAGGCTGCGCGTCCATCCTCTACCGCGATGCCGCACAGGCGCCGCAAGCCGCCGAGGCCTTGAAGCTGACTTCGACCGACCTGCTCAAGCTCAAGATCATTGACGGTATCATTGACGAACCGATGGGCGGCGCGCATACCGACTACGATTTCAGCGCGGACGCGCTCAAGCGCCAGATTCTTGAAGCGCTCGACCAGCTCGCTCACTTGTCGCAGACCGAGCTGATCGCGGCGCGCCACGCGAAGTATGAGAAGATCGGCTTCTTCCTCGAAGGCTGA
- a CDS encoding acyl-CoA thioesterase: MRRSASSSKADRPVCSATTELRVRYGDTDAMGWVYYGTYLTYFEVGRTELIRAIWTSYRALEERGMRLPVVEARCRYHEGARYDDIVRVETALILPSAFRIRFQYRLTRATDNATIATGHTDHCFVSAIGKPIRIPQELLDRVHA; this comes from the coding sequence ATGAGAAGATCGGCTTCTTCCTCGAAGGCTGACCGACCGGTGTGCAGCGCGACAACGGAGTTGCGCGTACGCTATGGGGACACGGATGCAATGGGGTGGGTGTACTATGGCACCTACCTCACGTATTTTGAAGTCGGGCGAACGGAATTGATTCGCGCGATCTGGACATCGTATCGCGCGCTCGAGGAACGGGGCATGCGGCTGCCGGTGGTGGAGGCCCGCTGTCGATACCACGAGGGGGCGCGGTACGATGATATCGTGCGCGTCGAGACCGCCCTGATTCTGCCTTCGGCATTCCGAATCCGCTTCCAGTATCGGTTGACGAGAGCGACCGACAACGCGACGATTGCCACTGGCCACACCGACCACTGTTTCGTGTCGGCGATCGGCAAGCCCATCCGGATTCCGCAGGAATTGCTGGATCGAGTCCACGCGTGA
- a CDS encoding glycosyltransferase family 2 protein has translation MSARPCVTVILVTYHSKDHVGACLKSLREFGGPWLSGIVVVDNASQDGTADWCRQNYPDVVVIANPENVGFGTGVNRGAMRAESEFLLILNPDTEIDAMTIGELVALLDSRPLAGAVGPRIVNGSGKFDYSARRGFPRPLAALAYAARLDRVFPRSPTLAAYQMPGVSPEREVMTDSLSGCCMLVRRAAFEQIGGFDEDYFLYGEDIDLCWKLAAVGLERWYVPTARVLHVKGASMKFATDRARREFFRAMNIFVDKRLSAEYSVTAVRCMHAGIAIWKLLSRR, from the coding sequence ATGTCCGCGCGGCCCTGCGTGACGGTGATCCTGGTTACTTATCATTCCAAAGACCACGTCGGCGCGTGCCTGAAATCCCTGCGCGAGTTCGGCGGACCATGGTTGTCAGGAATCGTCGTGGTGGACAACGCGTCGCAGGACGGCACCGCGGACTGGTGCCGCCAGAATTACCCCGACGTTGTTGTGATCGCCAATCCGGAAAATGTCGGGTTCGGCACCGGAGTGAACCGCGGGGCGATGCGCGCGGAATCAGAGTTTCTGCTGATCCTGAATCCGGATACGGAAATCGACGCCATGACGATCGGCGAACTGGTTGCCCTGCTCGACAGTCGTCCGCTCGCCGGAGCGGTCGGGCCGCGAATCGTGAACGGCAGCGGCAAGTTCGACTACTCCGCGCGCCGCGGGTTCCCGAGACCGCTGGCCGCGCTGGCCTACGCCGCCCGCCTCGACCGCGTGTTCCCCAGATCGCCCACGCTCGCCGCCTACCAGATGCCGGGCGTATCGCCCGAGCGCGAAGTGATGACTGATTCACTCTCCGGCTGCTGCATGCTCGTGAGACGTGCGGCGTTCGAGCAGATCGGCGGATTTGACGAAGACTATTTTCTGTACGGCGAGGACATTGACCTCTGCTGGAAACTGGCGGCGGTAGGTCTCGAACGCTGGTATGTGCCGACCGCTCGCGTGCTGCACGTGAAGGGCGCCAGCATGAAGTTCGCGACCGATCGCGCGCGACGGGAGTTCTTCCGGGCGATGAATATCTTTGTCGATAAGCGGTTGTCCGCAGAGTACTCGGTGACAGCGGTGCGGTGCATGCATGCCGGTATCGCAATTTGGAAACTTCTGTCCCGCCGCTGA
- a CDS encoding NAD-dependent epimerase/dehydratase family protein — MRRRALITGGTGFVGSHTIESYLRAGWIVRALVRDPNRLSWLRALPVEFATGDVANVESLRAAVAECETVVHCAGLTKAVHEVDLFRVNVRGVAEFTKVARDAGCKRFVLCSSQAAAGPSTGAGAKREDEPPTPISAYGRSKLEGEREIVANAGEMEWVILRPSAVIGPRDLQFVPLFRAIKAFGLYPRWGSGSQRYSLIYVKDLARALLLAGESDRGLKAVYFAAARDSVTWSDVSFRLARIAGRRVRALPIPRPVIHAAAPISELVCRLTGKPALLSRDKLREILADGWVCDASAIERAWGFRCEYELDALLRETYESYVADDLI; from the coding sequence GTGAGGCGGCGCGCGCTGATTACCGGCGGCACGGGTTTCGTCGGCAGTCACACGATTGAGTCCTACTTGCGGGCGGGGTGGATCGTGCGCGCACTGGTGCGCGACCCGAATCGGCTGAGTTGGTTGCGAGCTTTGCCGGTTGAGTTCGCCACAGGGGACGTCGCCAATGTGGAATCACTGCGCGCCGCGGTCGCGGAATGCGAGACCGTCGTTCACTGCGCGGGCTTGACGAAAGCCGTTCATGAAGTTGATTTGTTCCGCGTGAACGTGCGGGGTGTGGCCGAATTCACGAAAGTCGCGCGGGACGCCGGGTGTAAACGCTTCGTGCTCTGCTCTTCGCAAGCTGCGGCCGGGCCTTCGACCGGCGCGGGTGCGAAGCGAGAAGACGAGCCGCCGACCCCGATCTCGGCCTATGGCCGAAGCAAGCTGGAAGGCGAGCGCGAGATAGTGGCGAATGCAGGTGAAATGGAGTGGGTGATCCTCCGCCCGTCCGCGGTGATCGGACCGCGTGACCTGCAATTTGTTCCGCTGTTTCGCGCGATCAAGGCCTTCGGGCTTTATCCGCGGTGGGGCTCCGGCTCGCAACGTTACAGCTTGATCTATGTGAAAGATCTGGCGCGAGCGCTACTGCTCGCGGGAGAATCCGATCGCGGGTTGAAGGCCGTGTACTTTGCCGCCGCGCGCGATTCTGTGACGTGGAGCGACGTGAGTTTCCGGCTGGCCCGGATCGCTGGTCGCCGGGTTCGGGCGTTGCCGATTCCGCGTCCTGTGATTCATGCCGCGGCGCCAATCTCCGAGCTTGTATGCAGACTCACCGGAAAACCGGCACTATTGAGTCGGGACAAACTGCGCGAGATACTGGCGGATGGCTGGGTCTGCGATGCCTCCGCGATTGAGCGCGCCTGGGGATTTCGCTGCGAATACGAATTGGATGCGCTGTTGCGCGAGACGTACGAGAGTTACGTCGCTGACGATCTCATCTGA